In Oscillospiraceae bacterium, the genomic window CTGAAGATACAGACCAGCGGTCTGTAAAGGAGGACGAGCAGATGCCGCGCAACAAATATCCGGAACAGACGGTGGAAAAGATCCTGGATGCCGCCGCCGCACTTTTTGCGGAAAAGGGCTACCAGAGCACCACTCTGCAGGACATCATCGACGCAACGGGTCTTTCCAAGGGGGCGGTGTATCATCATTTCCGCTCCAAGGAGGAGATCGCCCGGAAGGTGGGTGACCGCATGGGGGATGAGATGTGGGAGCCGCTGCGCCGCATCCGGGAAGCAGCGGGTCTGACCGGCCTGCAGAAGCTGCAGGCAGTGTTTGCGATGTCCTTTGCAGGGGACCGGCAGCAGCGCATGGGCCGCACCCTGCCGCACCTGACCGATGACCCGTATTTTCTGGTACTGGAGTGGCAGAGCATCGAGGAACGTCTGGTGCCGGAGTGCATTGCGCCCCTTGTCCGGCAGGGCGTGGCCGATGGCAGCATCCATACCGGAGACCCCGATGCACTGGCCGGTGCGCTGTTCTTTCTGGCCGATCTGTGGCTGCCGCCCCAGAGCCGCCCTACGACTCGCACGCAGCAGCGAGCACGCAACCGGGTCTTTCAGCAGATGACAAGGGCGCTGGGGCTGGACCTGCTCACGGAGGAACAGGCCCTTCAGCTGGAAGAACTGTGCCCGGAGAAATAACAGAAAAAGAGTCGGCGGAGAAAGCTCCGCCTTTTTCAGACAATTTTACAGACCGACGGTCTGTAAATGGAAAAGAAAGGATGATACGATGGGACCATTTGTACAGGTGGTACTGGGGCAGATCATTTCGCTGTTCGGCAATGCGGCGCTGCGGTTCGTGCTGCCGCTGATCCTGCTGCGACAGACCGGTTCGGCGGCGGTGTACGGTGCGGCGACTGCGCTGGCACTGCTTCCAGCGCTGGCCGGGACACTGGCCGGAGGCGTTCTGGCCGACCGCTGCCGCAAGGCGCGGCTCATGGTGGTGCTGGACCTTGCTGCCGCCGGGCTTGCATTGGGTGCCGCAGCCTCCGCCGACAACCTGCCGGTAGTTCTGTGGGCACCGGCGGCACTCTGTGCGCTTTATGCGCTGCAGGGGCTGTATCAGCCGGTGGTGCGGGCCAGCCTGCCGTTGCTGCTGGCGGGAGACCGCCTTGTGCAGGGCAATGCGGTGATTCAGCTGGTGGACACGCTGGACGAGCTGCTGGGGCCCTTGCTGGGCAGTGCGCTGTTGGGTGTGATGGGGCTGGGGCCCCTGCTGGTGCTGTGTGGGGCCTGCTTTGCCACTTCCGCTCTGTTGGAGTGGCAGATCCGCATCCCCGGCGACCGGCCGCAGCCACGCACGCAAGGAAAACCGGATTTTGCGGCAGACCTGCGGGAGAGCCTTACTTATCTGTACCACAGCCGGCCGGAATTGCTGCGGCTGGCGGGCATCATGGCGTTGGTGAACCTTGTGGAGATCCCGGCGGTGGTAGTGGGCATCCCGGTGGTGATCGTGCAGTACCTGGGGCAGAGCGATGTCGTGCTGGGGGCCGTTCAGGCCGTGCTGAGCGTGGGCGGCCTTGCAGGCGGAGCGCTGGCAGGCCGCAGCCGACACCCACTGTCCGACCGGCAGGCCCTGGGGCTTCTGCTGGGCATTGCCGGGCTGTGCGCCGCCATGGGCGTCGTGCTCTGGGTACCACCGCTTGCCTGCGGCGGGGTGGCCCTGTGCGGCTTTGGGGTGATGGCCGCCGCCATGCGGTTCAATGTGTGGTTCTTTGCCCGGCTGCAGGCGGTGCTGCCGCAGGCACAGCTGGGCCGGGTGACCGGCTGTACAATGGCGCTGGCCAGCCTGACCCAGCCGGTAGGGCAGGCCGTGTACGGGGTACTGTTCGATGTGTTTTCCGCCTGTCCGGCAGGGGTGCTGCTGGGGGCCGGTGCCGTGTCGGCGGCGTTTCTGAGCGGCGCGATGCGCCATGAGACCGAAAAACGCCCCGGCTGAATTGTCAGCCGGGGCAAGGGAAATCGGTTGGCTGCCACTCTTCGCCCTGTTTTTCAACAGCTCTGCGCTAGAATGTGGAAAACAGGAGGCGATGAACGATGAAACACCGCTGGACGACCCTTTTATGGGAGCTTTTTGCAGCACAGCTGCTGTGCACGGCGGCGGCAATGCTGCCCGGCAGCCGGGTGTGCACGATGCCGGGGCTGGCGCTGCCTGCGCTGGGTCTTGCGGCGGCGGTGCCCACGGCCTGGTTTGTGTGGGGCGTGTGGGCGGAACCGCCCCTGCCGCTGCCGCCGGAACAGCTGCTGGAACCGCCCCGGAAACTGGACCCAGCCACCCTGCTGGACCTGCCGGAGCCGGTGGCGTAAAAAACAAAAACCCCTGTACCGGGCGCTCCGGTACAGAGGTTTTGTTCGTCAATCAAACTGCGATCAAGCGTTCTTGTTAGCACGCTTTGCCATACGGCTGATCTTGCGGCTTGCGGTGTTCTTCTTGATGACACCCTTAGCGCGAGCCTTGTCGATCGCGGAAACAGCAGCCAGGACGGTTGCGTCCTTGTCAGCGGCATTCGCATCGATGGCAGCGTCTGCCTTCTTGACGACTGTTTTCAGGTTGGTCTTAATGGCCTTGTTGTGAGCCTGCTCTGCAGCAGCCTGCACGACGCGGTCCTTCTGAGATTTGATGTTAGGCATTCGTTCCACCTCCTTGGCTACCTATAACAGCGCACCTTATGATACCATATTTGCCGTACCAACGCAAGCGTTTTTTTGATTTTTGTTTGGAAAAGTTTCAATTTTCCCATACTTTGCACGAAAAACAGGGGTCTGCAGGCCCCGGACAGACGGGAGTGTGGGAAAATGCGCACGACAGATATGGCCGACGAGCTGTTCCGCGGCCCGGAGACAGAGCTGCCCGCCGGGGTGCGGCTGGCCACAGCGAAGCGCGGCGGGGTCACGGTCACCCGGGTGGAGATCGCGCGGGAGGGGCTGGCAAGGCCCCGGGGGCGGTACGTCACGCTGGAGATGCCCAGCGTCAGCGTCCTGGACGAGCGGGACACGGATGTGATCGAGACCGGGGCAGCCGAGCTGCGGGCCCTGCTGCCGCCGGAAGGCCCGGTGCTGGTGCTGGGCATCGGCAACCGGCGGGTGACGGCGGATGCTCTTGGCCCCCGCACAGCCCAGAAGATCCTGGTCACCATGGGGCCGCAGCATACCCTGCCGGTGCGGGGCATCCGGCCGGTGGCGGCACTGGCCCCCGGCGTGTCCGGGGACACCGGGCTGACCCTGCGGCAGCTGGCGGCGGCCATGGTCGATGCAGTGCGGCCCGCAGCCCTGATCTGTGTGGACAGCCTTTGCAGTGCGGAGGCTGCCCGGCTGGGCCGCACCATCCAGTTTTCCGACACAGGCCTGCACCCGGCGGATGCCCGACACGCCCGGCATCTGGACGCCGCAGCCCTGGGCGTACCGGTGATCGCGGCGGGCATCCCCACCCTGATGGACGCCGACGAGGGGGCAGACCTGGTGCTCACGCCCCGTGCGCTGGACAGCGTCATCGCTCACGGGTCGGCGCTGCTGGCGGGCATCCTGAACCGGGCCCTGCAGCCCCGCCTCAGCGTGGCGCAGCTGTGCTGGCTGACGGGCTGACCGCATATAAAATAAGAACGGGATTCCGGGAAGGGGGGATCAGTCATGCGCAGCCGCACACCGCTGCCCCAGCGGCAGCAGGCCCACTGGGGCGCTTTTCTGGAAGCCGCCGCCCTGTTTCTGGCGCTGTGTGTGCTGGGCCGCAGCGCCGCTCTGACCTTGGCGGCGGTGGTGGCGGCACCCTTCCCGGCGGTGCAAACGGCTTTGTGGTGGGGGCAGCGGAACCTGCAAAGCGAGACATCCGACCCGGAGCCGGAGCCCGCCGCCGAAGAGCAGGCCCCGCCCGCTTCCTTGGCGGTGCCGGAAGCCGTGCAGGCGCTGACCGGCGGCATCGAGGATTATCTGGTGGCCCTGCAGCCGGAGGACGCCCGCCCGGCGGATGCGGGAGCGGTCATCGAAAAGCAGTACCCGCAGGGCAGCGGCGAAAAGTACATTGCCTGCGGGGCGGGCAGCATCAAGAACAACACCCGGCAGACGGCGGCGGACCTTGCCGCCGAGATCGAAAACCCGCTGCCCTTTGCCATTGAAAAGGACAGCCCCGACCCGCAGGTGCTGGTGATGCACACCCACGCCACCGAGGACTACCGCCTGTCGGCCGGGCTGTGGTTCACCCCCGGCGACGGGGCCCGCAGCACCGACCGCAGCATCAACATGTGCGCGGTGGGCCGGGTGGTGGCCGACACCCTCAACGCGGCGGGCATCCACACCCTGCACGACGAGACTCTGAACGACTACCCCAGTTACACCGGCAGCTATGCCAACAGCCGGACCGTGGTGCAGCAGTATCTGGCGCAGTACCCCAGCATCAAGGTGGTGCTGGATGTGCACCGCGACGCCATCGAGACCGAGAACGGCTCCCGGATGGCCCCGGTGTGCACCGTAGACGGGCGGCAGGCCGCCCAGGTGATGATCATCTGCGGGTGCGACAACGGCACCACCGTTCAGCTGCCGGACTGGCGGCAGAACCTGCGGGTTGCGGCGGCGTGGGAGCGGGCCATGGAGGGCATGTACCCCGGCTTCACCCGCCCGGTGCTGTTCAGCTACCGGTTTTACAATCAGGACCTGACCACCGGCAGCCTGCTCATCGAGATCGGCGGCCACGGCAACAACCTGAACGAAGCTCTCTACGCCGGGCAGCTGGCCGCAAAGGGGCTGGCCGCCGCCCTGCTGGGCGGTGCTTGACAAAAAGCCGCCAAAGTGCTATTTTTTAAGGGTCAAATGCAACGATCGGGAAAAGTAGCGCGGGCCGTCCGGCCCAGAGAGTGCGGCACAGCTGAGAGCCGCGCCCGCACGCCGCGTGAACGAACACCCGGGAGCAGCAAACTGAACCGGCCTTTGCCGCAAGTAGGTGCGCCGCAGGTCCTGCGTTACCGGGACAGCGCTTACAAAGGAGCGCGTGAGCGACCGGACACTTCCGGTAATTCAGGTGGCACCGCGGACATTACAAGACAGCTTGTTCGCCCTGAACTTTCAGGGAGAACAAAGCTGTCTTTTTTCATTATTTTCGGGAGGAAAAACATTATGGAACGTACCG contains:
- a CDS encoding MFS transporter, translated to MGPFVQVVLGQIISLFGNAALRFVLPLILLRQTGSAAVYGAATALALLPALAGTLAGGVLADRCRKARLMVVLDLAAAGLALGAAASADNLPVVLWAPAALCALYALQGLYQPVVRASLPLLLAGDRLVQGNAVIQLVDTLDELLGPLLGSALLGVMGLGPLLVLCGACFATSALLEWQIRIPGDRPQPRTQGKPDFAADLRESLTYLYHSRPELLRLAGIMALVNLVEIPAVVVGIPVVIVQYLGQSDVVLGAVQAVLSVGGLAGGALAGRSRHPLSDRQALGLLLGIAGLCAAMGVVLWVPPLACGGVALCGFGVMAAAMRFNVWFFARLQAVLPQAQLGRVTGCTMALASLTQPVGQAVYGVLFDVFSACPAGVLLGAGAVSAAFLSGAMRHETEKRPG
- a CDS encoding stage II sporulation protein P, producing the protein MRSRTPLPQRQQAHWGAFLEAAALFLALCVLGRSAALTLAAVVAAPFPAVQTALWWGQRNLQSETSDPEPEPAAEEQAPPASLAVPEAVQALTGGIEDYLVALQPEDARPADAGAVIEKQYPQGSGEKYIACGAGSIKNNTRQTAADLAAEIENPLPFAIEKDSPDPQVLVMHTHATEDYRLSAGLWFTPGDGARSTDRSINMCAVGRVVADTLNAAGIHTLHDETLNDYPSYTGSYANSRTVVQQYLAQYPSIKVVLDVHRDAIETENGSRMAPVCTVDGRQAAQVMIICGCDNGTTVQLPDWRQNLRVAAAWERAMEGMYPGFTRPVLFSYRFYNQDLTTGSLLIEIGGHGNNLNEALYAGQLAAKGLAAALLGGA
- a CDS encoding peptidoglycan synthetase: MKHRWTTLLWELFAAQLLCTAAAMLPGSRVCTMPGLALPALGLAAAVPTAWFVWGVWAEPPLPLPPEQLLEPPRKLDPATLLDLPEPVA
- the rpsT gene encoding 30S ribosomal protein S20; the protein is MPNIKSQKDRVVQAAAEQAHNKAIKTNLKTVVKKADAAIDANAADKDATVLAAVSAIDKARAKGVIKKNTASRKISRMAKRANKNA
- the gpr gene encoding GPR endopeptidase, whose translation is MRTTDMADELFRGPETELPAGVRLATAKRGGVTVTRVEIAREGLARPRGRYVTLEMPSVSVLDERDTDVIETGAAELRALLPPEGPVLVLGIGNRRVTADALGPRTAQKILVTMGPQHTLPVRGIRPVAALAPGVSGDTGLTLRQLAAAMVDAVRPAALICVDSLCSAEAARLGRTIQFSDTGLHPADARHARHLDAAALGVPVIAAGIPTLMDADEGADLVLTPRALDSVIAHGSALLAGILNRALQPRLSVAQLCWLTG
- a CDS encoding TetR/AcrR family transcriptional regulator; this translates as MPRNKYPEQTVEKILDAAAALFAEKGYQSTTLQDIIDATGLSKGAVYHHFRSKEEIARKVGDRMGDEMWEPLRRIREAAGLTGLQKLQAVFAMSFAGDRQQRMGRTLPHLTDDPYFLVLEWQSIEERLVPECIAPLVRQGVADGSIHTGDPDALAGALFFLADLWLPPQSRPTTRTQQRARNRVFQQMTRALGLDLLTEEQALQLEELCPEK